The Nitrospinaceae bacterium genomic sequence TAAATGACTAAGGTGGAAAATCGCGCGAGGCGGCTTGAGGGACGGGTGGCGCTCGTCACCGGGGCTGGCGGCGAAATTGGCCGGGGAATCGCACGCTGCCTTGCCGAGGAGGGCGCCTCGCTCGCCCTGGCCGATATTTCGCCTGAAGGAGCGGCAAGTTGCTGTGAAGAGGTCGCGGCCATGGGTGCCAAGGCGGTGGCTATTCCCCTTGATGTGACCCAGGCCGCCGAATGCGAGGCCACTGTTGATAAGGTCTGCTCGGAGTTTGGTGGACTCGATATTTTGGTAAATAACGCAGGTGTCATAGGTGGGCCAAATTTCAAGCTGGGCCTACCTCTTTCGGATATCTCCGAGGCGGACTGGGATGCCACCTACTCGGTGAACGTTAAGGGTGTGTTCCTTTTATGCCGAGCGGCCCTTCCTGTCATGCAGGAGGCTA encodes the following:
- a CDS encoding SDR family oxidoreductase, with the translated sequence MTKVENRARRLEGRVALVTGAGGEIGRGIARCLAEEGASLALADISPEGAASCCEEVAAMGAKAVAIPLDVTQAAECEATVDKVCSEFGGLDILVNNAGVIGGPNFKLGLPLSDISEADWDATYSVNVKGVFLLCRAALPVMQEAKWGRIVNISSRAGRHGTEALPHYSASKAAVIIFTQALAREVGRYGITANAICPGLIWSAMWENLAGLYRQKFPHLEGLSSRQVFDDFVNSTPLRREQTPDDIGRAAAFLSSGDACTITGQALLVDSGAVMG